The following are encoded in a window of Miltoncostaea marina genomic DNA:
- a CDS encoding DUF2795 domain-containing protein, producing MDVNPIDVQRYLKGADYPTSGERLAELAEGNGAPQEIVDRLRGLGGGELSGPDTVMERLG from the coding sequence ATGGACGTGAACCCGATCGACGTGCAGCGCTACCTGAAGGGCGCCGACTACCCGACCAGCGGCGAGCGGCTCGCCGAGCTGGCCGAGGGCAACGGCGCGCCGCAGGAGATCGTGGACCGGCTGCGCGGGCTCGGCGGCGGCGAGCTGTCGGGGCCGGACACCGTGATGGAACGGCTCGGGTAG
- a CDS encoding DUF2630 family protein produces the protein MADEQVHDVIERLVAEEHRLMELEDSGEATADDRTRLGEVRVQLDRFWDLLRQRRAERAAGRDPEDASLRDAGTVEEYEQ, from the coding sequence GTGGCCGACGAGCAGGTCCACGACGTCATCGAGCGCCTGGTGGCCGAGGAGCACCGCCTGATGGAGCTCGAGGACTCGGGCGAGGCGACCGCCGACGACCGCACCCGGCTCGGCGAGGTGCGGGTGCAGCTCGACCGCTTCTGGGACCTGCTGCGCCAGCGGCGGGCCGAGCGGGCGGCCGGCCGCGACCCGGAGGACGCGTCGCTGCGCGACGCCGGGACGGTCGAGGAGTACGAGCAGTAG